AGACAAGAGGGGCAGGGGGACGGAACTTGTATCGGTATACATACCCCCCGACCGACAGATCAGTGACGTTGCAAAGCATATGAGGGAGGAACTGAGTCAGAGTGCCAACATAAAGAGCAAACAGACGAAGAAGAACGTCCAGTCAGCCATTGAGGTGATAATGCAGAGGCTCAAACTCTTCCCGAAACCACCCGAGAAGGGACTGGTCATGTTCGTTGGCATGGTGCCCAGGGGAGGCCCTGGCACAGAGAAGATGGAGACCTACGTATTCGAGCCCCCGGAACCCATCAAGACATACATATACCACTGCAACTCCGAGTTCTACCTTGAACCGCTGAGGGAGATGCTTGAGGAGAAGGAAACCTATGGTCTGGCTGTCCTTGACAGGAAGGAGGCCACCATCGCAACCCTGAAGGGTAAGAGGATAGACATACTCAAGACACTCACCAGTGGGGTTCCAGGTAAGCACAAGGCCGGTGGACAGTCCCAGAGGAGGTTCGACAGGCTCATAGACCTTGCCGCCCACGAGTTCCTCAAGAGGATAGGGGATCACATGAATGAGGCCTTCCTCCAGATAGATGACCTTAAGGGGATAATCCTCGGAGGACCGGGCCACACAAAGGAGGAGTTCCTCAACGGCGATTACCTTCACCATGAACTCAAGAAGAAGGTCATAACGACTGTGGACACATCCTACACAGGGGAATTCGGTATAAGGGAGGTCATAGACAAGTCAATGGATGTTTTAAGTGAAATAGATGTTATGAGGGAGAAGAAGCTTGTCCAGAGGTTCCTCAGGGAACTCATCAATGAGGATGGTCTCGCCTCCTACGGTGAAAGGGAGGTTAGACAGCACCTCCAGATGGGTGCAGTTGAGATTCTTCTCCTGTCAGAGGACCTTAAGTACCAGAGGGGGACCTATGAGTGCGCATCCTGCGGACACAGGATGGAGAAGACCGGTAAGGACCTCCCTGATACTGAAACCTGTCCCAGCTGCAACGATCAGATGAGGCTCTCAGATAGGCGAGACATGATCGACGACCTCGTTGAGATGGCCGAGGAGGTGGGGACTGAGGTTGAAATCATATCAACCGAGACCGAGGAGGGAATGCAGCTTCTGCGGGCCTTTGGAGGTATAGGGGCGATACTGAGGTACCGCCCCTGATTCTGCACATTTCTGTGATTCAGTACCTTGAATGATCCCCTTTTTTCTATCACTGTGTGGCACTGTATTCTGTGGGATCCACTGTTACGCGGTGACCTTTAAGTTTTTTTGTTCTTCCTAATGTTCTGATTCTGTGGGATCCACCTTCAGGAGATGACCCCCACGGCAAGCAGGAGGTGAAGGGGTCCCTCGAGGTCCGCTATGAGGGTCGCTGTCCTTATATCCATGAAGGGTTTCAGGTGCAGGTAAAGGGCGGTGTACACTGAGAGGATCACCGCAACCACGCCTATGCAGGGGATGATCCCTGTGAGAACCCCAAGGCTGAGGATGGCAGCTCCAAGTGCATTGATGAGCTGCAGGATCATCAGGCTGTTCTCACCGAAGACTACCGGGAGGGTTTTGAGGCCCTTCAGGGAATCCGATTCAACGTCCTTGTAGTCGCTGAAGGCTGTGTTCACATACACCTTGAGGAACATGAAGATGAAGACCAGGGCCTGTGCAGGGTGGGATCCGCCCATTGCAGGTATGGTTGTCCATGAACTCCATATAAGGCCCAGGTAGATGTTCTTGAACCCTGTCATGTACCTTGTGAGACCCTTGAAGAATCCTGCGTACATGATCCCCATAATGAAGAGTGCAGCTGTGAGGGCCATGATCAGCGGATCCATACAGATCAGTAGCAGCGCCAGAAGGGCTCCTGCATAGGCTGCCAGCAGCCATTTACCCCATCTACGATTGAATTCTGACCTATCAGAGTTCGTCAGGGAGTCCACATCGAGGTCAGCAAGGTAGTCATAGGCGTAGACTGTAAGGGGCAGCATGAAGGATACCCCGCAGCTTAGGGGGCTGCAGTGGCTTTCAAGGAGAACTGATGATGCCACAAGGAGTGATGGCCCCCACAGCGCCGGGAGAAACCCCCCATGGATTAAAAGGTTTTTCAGGGCAAAAAAGAGTTCCCTTAAAAATGTCGCGTTTTTCAGAGATCCGGTTTCATATAGATGGACTGACATAGTATTAACTATGTGGGCATGAAAACTTACCACTATCCATATAATTTAGAAAAAATATTCCAGCTTGAAGGGGATTTGATGATTAATTTTTCAGTTCATGGCCCTGAGGTTCTGAATGGGCATCGATTATGCGGATAAAAAGGTGATCTCCCTCGAGGCATGCTGAAACCCTTATCTGACAATTATGAGATTAAGTAGGGGGAAAAATCAGTGCTGGAGGTTATATCCACACTTTAAATGGAAAATTAGATATGCAAAAAAATTCTGTGAGATAAGAGGTGGGGTGATGAAGTGAACTCCTCAGCCGAGTCTCCTCACCCTTATGAGTGACTCAACAGGCACACCGTCAACCTCTGATATGCCCTTCTTGTCTATTAGGACCGTGACGGCTATGGGCTTCGCTCCCTGATTCTTGAGGACCTCAACCACCTCAGCTATGGTTCGGCCGCTTGTTATGACGTCATCAACAACAACGACCCTCTTACCCTTGACCTTTGCAAAGTTACTGCTTATGGCTCCCTCTGCACCCTCATCCTTCCTGTGCTTTACAGGGTGAAAAACTGCAAGTGAGGTTTCCAGTCCAGTTTCAGCACCCATAACATCGGCCATCAGCGTTGCGAAGGGAACACCGCTTATGGCGATGCCAAGAACAACATCTGCAACACCATACTTGAGGGCCATGTCTGCCATGGCAGCTGAAACATACCTCATACGGGATGAACTGCCCCCCAGGCTCTCCCAGTTGATTGCAAAATCCACAGGGGCCTCCTTACTGGAAACAGAGGTTGTTGTCTGAAGTGTAAGCCACCTTGCAGTGTCCTTTGACACGTTCAGTTCATCTGCAATTTCCCCTGTGGTAAATCCTCTGCTCCTGAGCTCCTGGGCCTTCCTTATAAGTTCATTTTCCATACAAGCACCTCAAATGTCACCATTAACCTTCACGGGCCTGTGATCCCTCGCAGACTTCATGGCTGCAAGCACAGTCCTGAGGGCGTATATACCATCCTCACCTGTTATTTCAGGCTCCTCATCATTTATAACAGACATGAGGAATGATTTGATCTCATTCTTCAGGGGTTCCTCATGTTTTATATCCACGTCCTGGGCGAACTTACCATAGACATCCAGTCTCTGGTCTATATAGTCAACGTTGATTATACCATCAGTCCCTGTGATGGCCAGCTTCCTCCTCTTGTAGGGTGTGAGCCAGTTAACCTCGAGTATCCCGGTGATTCCGCTTTTGAATTTTGTCATTATCTCGGCATGGTCCTCGTACTCACACTTCTCTAGTATGCTCCCCATAACAGCGTAGACCTCTGCAACGGGTTCACTGAAGAGGTAGTGCATCACATCGAGGTCGTGTATGGCAAGGTCGATGGTTACCCCAACATCCTTTATCCTTGGAGGGAACGGTCCGACCCTCTTTGCTGATGCAGAGACCACGTCACCTATCACATCATTCTCAATGAGTTCCCTGGCCTTCTGGACGGCGGGGTTGAACCTTTCAACATGGCCGGTACCCAGCTTCAGACCCCTTTTGCGCGCCGTCTTTACCATCTCCTCTGCCTCCTCGAGGGTGAATGCGATGGGTTTCTCAACGAGAACGTGCTTGTCATGTTCAAGGGCATCCATGACCACTCTGTAATGGTGGGTGGTTGGCACGCATACACTGACGACCTCTATCTCGGGTATCTCCAGGAGGTTCTCATAGTCCACGTATCCAACGGTGTCATACTTGTTGGCGACCTTCTGAAGCGTTCCCTTCATGATGTCTGACACAGCCATAAGATTTGCATTTTTAAGTCTGTAGTAAACTCTGGCATGGTTGTAACCCATGGCTCCAACGCCGATTACACCCACATTTATCTGTCTCAAATATAATCCTCCATTTCTTTGGCGGCTTTTTTACCTATATCCTCTGCTTCAGCAAGAGACCCCTTAGCGGTTACCTTCCTGAGCATCTCACCTTCTCTGGTTAGAAGTACAGCGTAGAGGGTCAGCTGGTTTCCAGTGGCCCTTCCTATGACACCGAGGGGGCACTGGCAACCTGCACCGAGCTCCCTGAGGAGTGTCTTCTCAGCTGTGACCTCCTGCCGGGATGGATGGTGGGTTATCCTCTCTATGGAGCTCCTCAATTCACTGTCAGCCCTTGTCACAACCGCGAGGGCTCCCTGACCGGCGGCAGGTGTGAAGTATTCCAGTGGGAACCTTCTTTTAATGTACTCTTCAAGTCCAAGACGTTTCAGCCCTGCCTCGGCCATTATGGTTGCATGGACCTCTCCATCCATAACCTTCCGTATCCTTGTATCTATGTTTCCTCTTAGGGGCTCCATCTTAAAATTTTTTTGGTGATGGTTGCAGAATGCTTCCCTTCGTAGACTGCTGGTTCCAATCCTGGAACCGGGGGGGAGCTCGTCCCAGTCAAGGCGGGATACAAGGACCTCTGCAGGTGATTCCCTGGGCGGCACGGCTGCAATCGCAAGGTCAGGGTCCAGGTCACTGGGGACATCCTTCAGGCTGTGGACTGCAAGGTCCACCTCCTCGTTAAGGACTGCGATGTCGAGTTCCCTTGTGAATAGACCCCTGGAGTCCATGCTGTAGAGCTGGGAATCCCTTATCCTGTCGCCCTTTGTCTTTATGATCCTCTTCTCGATTTTCTCTTCGCAGACTTCACTGAGCATCTCGATGACATGGTTCGTCTGGACAAGCGCCAGGCGACTCCCCCTTGTTCCAGCTATCAAAGAATCATCTCCAGTAAACGTTAATCACTTGAGAAATTTATTGTATCCTATTATATAACTTTTCAAAAACTCCGGTTTATTAAAAATCATGTAATTATGACTACCATCAACTTTTTACCTTTTTGTGAGGTCGCCATACTCCGAGCGGTAAATGAGAACCACTGTACGATGATTTAGCCCCACCCGCAGGGCATCCTCAGGTTTCTTGAAGTAGATACCATACCCTCCGGTTTTCCTCATGATACTGTACCCCAGTTCGTCGGTGAATATGAAGTTAAGGTCATAATCGCTGAGTATCCCTGAAAGCCGGGACTCATCTATCTCCTCACAGGTAACCCCGTATCTCCCCCCCAGTATGACCACAGGGTCTGGAAGTTCCTCAGCCATTTGGAGGGTGTACTCTATGGCCCGGACGTTGAGGCCAGGGTTTATCTCCTCTATTATTGTGGTGCCATTGAGCTCTCTCATGGAGG
This region of Methanothermobacter thermautotrophicus genomic DNA includes:
- a CDS encoding Gfo/Idh/MocA family protein, with amino-acid sequence MRQINVGVIGVGAMGYNHARVYYRLKNANLMAVSDIMKGTLQKVANKYDTVGYVDYENLLEIPEIEVVSVCVPTTHHYRVVMDALEHDKHVLVEKPIAFTLEEAEEMVKTARKRGLKLGTGHVERFNPAVQKARELIENDVIGDVVSASAKRVGPFPPRIKDVGVTIDLAIHDLDVMHYLFSEPVAEVYAVMGSILEKCEYEDHAEIMTKFKSGITGILEVNWLTPYKRRKLAITGTDGIINVDYIDQRLDVYGKFAQDVDIKHEEPLKNEIKSFLMSVINDEEPEITGEDGIYALRTVLAAMKSARDHRPVKVNGDI
- a CDS encoding orotate phosphoribosyltransferase-like protein gives rise to the protein MENELIRKAQELRSRGFTTGEIADELNVSKDTARWLTLQTTTSVSSKEAPVDFAINWESLGGSSSRMRYVSAAMADMALKYGVADVVLGIAISGVPFATLMADVMGAETGLETSLAVFHPVKHRKDEGAEGAISSNFAKVKGKRVVVVDDVITSGRTIAEVVEVLKNQGAKPIAVTVLIDKKGISEVDGVPVESLIRVRRLG
- the prf1 gene encoding peptide chain release factor aRF-1 — encoded protein: MSEPSSKELFEFKRILQELSDKRGRGTELVSVYIPPDRQISDVAKHMREELSQSANIKSKQTKKNVQSAIEVIMQRLKLFPKPPEKGLVMFVGMVPRGGPGTEKMETYVFEPPEPIKTYIYHCNSEFYLEPLREMLEEKETYGLAVLDRKEATIATLKGKRIDILKTLTSGVPGKHKAGGQSQRRFDRLIDLAAHEFLKRIGDHMNEAFLQIDDLKGIILGGPGHTKEEFLNGDYLHHELKKKVITTVDTSYTGEFGIREVIDKSMDVLSEIDVMREKKLVQRFLRELINEDGLASYGEREVRQHLQMGAVEILLLSEDLKYQRGTYECASCGHRMEKTGKDLPDTETCPSCNDQMRLSDRRDMIDDLVEMAEEVGTEVEIISTETEEGMQLLRAFGGIGAILRYRP
- the hemC gene encoding hydroxymethylbilane synthase, with protein sequence MIAGTRGSRLALVQTNHVIEMLSEVCEEKIEKRIIKTKGDRIRDSQLYSMDSRGLFTRELDIAVLNEEVDLAVHSLKDVPSDLDPDLAIAAVPPRESPAEVLVSRLDWDELPPGSRIGTSSLRREAFCNHHQKNFKMEPLRGNIDTRIRKVMDGEVHATIMAEAGLKRLGLEEYIKRRFPLEYFTPAAGQGALAVVTRADSELRSSIERITHHPSRQEVTAEKTLLRELGAGCQCPLGVIGRATGNQLTLYAVLLTREGEMLRKVTAKGSLAEAEDIGKKAAKEMEDYI
- a CDS encoding UbiA family prenyltransferase, with product MSVHLYETGSLKNATFLRELFFALKNLLIHGGFLPALWGPSLLVASSVLLESHCSPLSCGVSFMLPLTVYAYDYLADLDVDSLTNSDRSEFNRRWGKWLLAAYAGALLALLLICMDPLIMALTAALFIMGIMYAGFFKGLTRYMTGFKNIYLGLIWSSWTTIPAMGGSHPAQALVFIFMFLKVYVNTAFSDYKDVESDSLKGLKTLPVVFGENSLMILQLINALGAAILSLGVLTGIIPCIGVVAVILSVYTALYLHLKPFMDIRTATLIADLEGPLHLLLAVGVIS